In Nitrospinota bacterium, the DNA window CTATTATTAGCCATGGCTTCACACGCCAGGATTTCTATCAATAGCCATTTTTCATATTTATTTCTTCTTTCCCATATTTTACTCATCTCTGGTCTGGAGTATCTTGGTATCAAGCTCAATCTCCTCTTAAATTTTTTCTATTTTATTAAATTGGAATAAAATAGGACTGTACACGAGATTATTCTTTCAACATCAACTGTACTTATCAATAATTCTCTTCACAATCCCAGATGTCGAGTACCCTTTAATAAAGGGGACTATTTCAACTTTCCCTCCATAACCCTCGACGATGTTCTTTCCAACCACCTCGTCAACTTTGTAATCTCCACCCTTTACCAAGATATCAGGCCTTAATTCCCTTATAAGATTCTCGGGCGTAAGATCAGAGAAGAGGATTATATAATCAACTGAGTGCAAAGCAGCTAAAATATTAGCTCTTTCATCTTGAGCTATTAAAGGCCTCCTAGGGCCTTTTAATTCCCTTACAGAATCATCATCATTTAAACCAAGAACTAATAAATCCCCATATTCTTTTGCCTTTTCAAGATATTTTATATGTCCCATATGGAGAATATCAAAACATCCATTGGTAAAAACTATCTTCTTTCTTTTTGTCTTTTCAGAGCTCAAAATATATTTTAATTCTTTCAACTCTAAAATCTTTCTCCCTGTTAAAAAAGTATTCTCTTTTAAAAAATGTTCTATCTCTTCCCTCTTTACTATAGAAGTACCAACCTTACCAACAACAATTCCAGCTCCGATATTGGCAAATCTTGATGCCTCTAATCTAGAGGCACCAGAAAAAAGGGCTAATCCAAAAAGACCAATAGCCGTATCCCCTGCTCCTGTAACATCATACACATCCCTGGCTTCAGTGGGTATATGAAATATCCCCCCTTCTTTTTCAAAAAGAGACATTCCTTCTCTCCCTCTTGTCACTAAGATGGCATCATTTTTATACCTTTCGGAAATTAATCTGGCAGCTCTCTCAAGATTGCTATTATTTGTTATCTTGATATTTGAGGCCTTTTCCAGCTCTGACTTATTGGGAGTCAAAACATTTATTTCTTTATATTTGGAATAATCATCACCTTTTGGATCAGCAACAACTATCTTGCCCCTTCTTTTAGCCTCTTTTACCAAAAAACTAAGAACGTTTTTTGTCAAAACCCCCTTTAAATAATCAGAACAGATAATACCATCAACATCATCTATTGTCTCTTTCAGATAATCGCATATCTTTTTTTCTATATCTTCTGTTAACAGGTTTTTATTTTCTTTATCGATTCTTAGAATCTGCTGGCTATGGGCAATAATTCTTGTTTTATTAGTAGTAGGCCTCCCTGTATCCATTATTACGCCATCATAATTAATTCCTTTTTCCTTTAATAATTCTTTAATTCTTTCTCCTTTTCTGTCATTTCCTACAGCACCCACCATATAGACACTGCATCCCAAACTGGCCAGATTGTTAGCAACATTTGCAGCTCCCCCTAAGGCATCATTATCTGACCTCCATTCCAAAACCTGTACTGGAGCCTCTGGAGATATCCTTTCTACATCACCCCATATAAATTCATCATATATAATATCACCTATAACAAGTATCTTCAGTTTCTCAATATTATTTAATATGCTATCAAAAGAATCACTCAATTTATTTACCTCTACTTATTAAGCCTTTTTTCTATCTCTTCACAGATTATATGACCTATTGTTATATGAGCCTCTTGAATTCTTGGAGTATTATTTGATGGAATAAGAATAGAAATATCTACTATATCTTTTACTTTTCCACCATCTTTTCCTAAAAATCCTATTGTAGTTGCACCTAAATCTTTAGCAATCTTAAAGGCATAAATCAGGTTTTCTGATAGACCGCTGGTGCTGAGCCCCAAAACTATATCCCCTTCTTCTGCTAAAGCTTCTATCTGTCTCCCAAATATTTTATCAAAACTGTAATCATTTCCAATAGCAGTCAGGGTAGAAGTATTCGTGGTAAGGGCAATGGCTGGAATGGCCTTTCTTTCTAATTTAAATCTTCCAACTAATTCAGCTACAAGATGCTGGGCGTCTGCCGCACTTCCTCCATTCCCCATAATTAATATCTTTTTCTTTTTTCTTATTGCATCAACAATCAATTCGATTATTTTTTCTATCTTGCTGCAGAGAGTATCAGCAATCTTAATTGTAATCTCAGAGCTCTCTATAAGAGCCTCTTTAAGAGCCTCTTTCGCTTTGCTCATTGCCTTATCTTTTGAACCTCCACTATTTTTTATCTGAAAATTAATAAATCTTTTTTTATTTATTATAACATGAGCAGATTCATTTATCCCAATTATCTTTCAGCTCTTATCAACCTCTTAGTTATCTATTTTTATTATTAAATTTTCTCTTCAAAATACTGTAAAGTCTCTTTCATCCCTTGATTAAATTCTATTTTTGGCTCCCACCCCAGCAGTTCTTTTGCTTTAGTTATATCAGGTCTTCTTATTTTAGGATCATCTTCTGGCAAAGGTCTCTTTACTATCTTGCTTTTACTTCCTGTAATCTTTATAATATTTTTGGCTAATTCTAATATTGTCATTTCTGTAGGATTACCTAAATTGATGGCCCCAGTTGCATCTGATATTATAAATCGATATATTCCTTCTATTAAATCAGATATATAACAAAAACTCCTTGTTTGAGAACCATCTCCGAATACAGTGAGATCTTCTCTCTTCAATGCCTGATGGAGAAAGGTTGGTATGGCCCTCCCGTCATCGATTCGCATTCTAGGCCCATAGGTATTAAAAATTCTCACTATTTTTGTCTTAATACCATGGTAGCGATGATATGCCATAGTAAGGGCTTCTGCAAAGCGTTTTGCTTCATCATAGACCCCTCTCGGACCCAATTGATTTACATTTCCCCAATAATCTTCACTTTGAGGATGTACTAAAGGATCCCCATAGACCTCCGAAGTGGAAGCCAAAAGAAAAGTTGCATTCTTTTCTTTTGCAAGACCAAGGGCCTTATGGGTACCGAGAGAACCAACCTTTAATGTCTGGATAGGAAGTTTGAGATAATCTATGGGACTTGCTGGAGAGGCAAAATGTAAAATAAAATCGATTTTTCCTTCAATAAATATATAGTTCGTTACATCGTGCTTTATAAATAGAAATCTTTCATCTCTA includes these proteins:
- the rfaE1 gene encoding D-glycero-beta-D-manno-heptose-7-phosphate kinase; its protein translation is MSDSFDSILNNIEKLKILVIGDIIYDEFIWGDVERISPEAPVQVLEWRSDNDALGGAANVANNLASLGCSVYMVGAVGNDRKGERIKELLKEKGINYDGVIMDTGRPTTNKTRIIAHSQQILRIDKENKNLLTEDIEKKICDYLKETIDDVDGIICSDYLKGVLTKNVLSFLVKEAKRRGKIVVADPKGDDYSKYKEINVLTPNKSELEKASNIKITNNSNLERAARLISERYKNDAILVTRGREGMSLFEKEGGIFHIPTEARDVYDVTGAGDTAIGLFGLALFSGASRLEASRFANIGAGIVVGKVGTSIVKREEIEHFLKENTFLTGRKILELKELKYILSSEKTKRKKIVFTNGCFDILHMGHIKYLEKAKEYGDLLVLGLNDDDSVRELKGPRRPLIAQDERANILAALHSVDYIILFSDLTPENLIRELRPDILVKGGDYKVDEVVGKNIVEGYGGKVEIVPFIKGYSTSGIVKRIIDKYS
- a CDS encoding D-sedoheptulose 7-phosphate isomerase, coding for MSKAKEALKEALIESSEITIKIADTLCSKIEKIIELIVDAIRKKKKILIMGNGGSAADAQHLVAELVGRFKLERKAIPAIALTTNTSTLTAIGNDYSFDKIFGRQIEALAEEGDIVLGLSTSGLSENLIYAFKIAKDLGATTIGFLGKDGGKVKDIVDISILIPSNNTPRIQEAHITIGHIICEEIEKRLNK
- a CDS encoding UDP-glucuronic acid decarboxylase family protein, with amino-acid sequence MIALAGLTVEKQKKPKKRVLITGGAGFIGSHLCDYLLSKGNEVICMDNLSTGNISNINHIRDERFLFIKHDVTNYIFIEGKIDFILHFASPASPIDYLKLPIQTLKVGSLGTHKALGLAKEKNATFLLASTSEVYGDPLVHPQSEDYWGNVNQLGPRGVYDEAKRFAEALTMAYHRYHGIKTKIVRIFNTYGPRMRIDDGRAIPTFLHQALKREDLTVFGDGSQTRSFCYISDLIEGIYRFIISDATGAINLGNPTEMTILELAKNIIKITGSKSKIVKRPLPEDDPKIRRPDITKAKELLGWEPKIEFNQGMKETLQYFEEKI